A stretch of the Massilia sp. W12 genome encodes the following:
- the murU gene encoding N-acetylmuramate alpha-1-phosphate uridylyltransferase MurU, producing the protein MKAMILAAGRGERMRPLTEHTPKPLLEVRGRPLIVWHILNLVRAGIKEIVINLHYKGAMIADYLGDGSRYGAKLRYSHESELLETAGGIVQALPLLGEAPFVCIAADVYCPHFEFEQAKTVLQDADMWGKPYAADERDIGWLFMTKNPPHHPQGDFGMKLYSICNQGEHRFTFTGIGVYRPEMFAGLTPGQPAKLVSLFQHYAELGVLGGEVYPGIWTDVGTPERLQALNAQTF; encoded by the coding sequence ATGAAAGCAATGATTTTGGCGGCCGGACGCGGCGAGCGCATGCGCCCGCTGACCGAGCACACGCCCAAGCCGCTGCTGGAAGTGCGCGGGCGGCCCTTGATCGTCTGGCACATCCTGAATCTGGTGCGCGCCGGCATCAAAGAGATTGTCATCAATCTGCACTATAAAGGCGCGATGATCGCCGATTATCTGGGCGATGGCAGCCGCTACGGGGCCAAACTGCGTTACAGCCATGAAAGCGAGTTGCTGGAAACCGCCGGCGGCATTGTGCAAGCCCTGCCGCTGTTAGGCGAAGCGCCCTTTGTCTGCATTGCGGCGGATGTGTATTGCCCGCATTTTGAATTTGAGCAAGCCAAAACGGTGCTGCAGGATGCGGATATGTGGGGCAAGCCCTATGCCGCCGACGAGCGCGATATCGGCTGGCTGTTCATGACCAAAAATCCGCCGCACCACCCGCAAGGCGATTTCGGCATGAAGCTCTACAGCATCTGCAATCAGGGCGAACACCGTTTCACTTTCACCGGCATCGGCGTGTACCGCCCCGAGATGTTCGCCGGCCTGACGCCGGGGCAACCGGCCAAGCTGGTCAGCCTGTTTCAGCATTATGCGGAGCTGGGCGTATTGGGCGGCGAAGTGTATCCGGGTATATGGACTGATGTGGGAACCCCTGAGCGTTTGCAGGCTCTGAACGCCCAGACTTTTTGA
- a CDS encoding aminopeptidase P N-terminal domain-containing protein, producing the protein MSTFAARRARLFAHMQALGGGVAVLPTASEILRNGDSHYPFRFDSDFYYLSGFGEPDAVLVLSIGQTGPGRATLFCRPKDVEREIWDGFRYGPQQACATFGFDAAHNLDQLDAEMPRLLANAQNLFYNFRDPYRFLPRLQGWLEHVRNNGRNGEWLAQQAHDAESLIGELRLFKDAHEISLMQKAGDISAAAHVRAMRACRPGLHEYALEAELLYEFRKNGAQAPAYTPIVAAGANACILHYSANNAHINDGDIVLIDAGCEFDGYAADITRAFPANGKFTAPQRDVYQLVLDAQLAAFEHAKVDAHYMDGHDAVVKVMSQGMLDLGLLDANKVGGLQDVIEKKAYRKYFMHGTGHWLGLDVHDAGHYRHPHFQFDGPTRPWRTLQAGMVITIEPGIYVRPEEGVPEAFWNIGIRIEDDVLITAQGPHNLSAAAPKQIDEIEAVMRG; encoded by the coding sequence ATGAGTACTTTTGCCGCACGCCGCGCACGCCTGTTTGCGCACATGCAAGCATTGGGTGGCGGCGTCGCCGTCCTGCCCACCGCCAGCGAAATTTTGCGCAATGGCGATTCGCATTACCCATTCCGCTTTGACAGCGATTTTTATTATCTGAGCGGATTTGGCGAGCCGGACGCGGTACTGGTGTTGAGCATCGGCCAGACCGGGCCGGGCCGCGCCACCCTGTTTTGCCGCCCCAAGGATGTCGAGCGCGAAATCTGGGACGGGTTCCGCTATGGCCCGCAACAGGCTTGCGCCACCTTCGGCTTTGACGCCGCGCACAACCTCGACCAGCTGGATGCGGAAATGCCCAGGCTGCTGGCGAATGCGCAAAATCTGTTTTACAACTTCCGCGATCCCTATCGCTTCCTGCCGCGCCTGCAAGGCTGGCTGGAGCATGTGCGCAACAATGGCCGCAATGGCGAATGGCTGGCGCAGCAAGCGCATGATGCGGAAAGCCTGATCGGCGAATTGCGCCTGTTCAAAGATGCGCATGAAATCAGCCTGATGCAAAAAGCCGGCGATATTTCCGCCGCCGCCCATGTGCGCGCCATGCGCGCCTGCCGCCCCGGACTGCATGAATATGCGCTGGAAGCCGAGTTGCTGTACGAATTCCGCAAAAACGGCGCACAAGCGCCGGCTTACACCCCGATTGTGGCCGCCGGCGCCAACGCCTGCATCCTGCACTATTCCGCCAATAATGCGCATATCAATGACGGCGATATCGTTTTGATTGACGCCGGCTGCGAATTTGACGGCTACGCCGCCGACATCACGCGCGCCTTCCCGGCGAATGGCAAATTCACTGCGCCGCAACGCGATGTATATCAATTGGTGCTGGATGCGCAACTGGCCGCGTTTGAACACGCCAAAGTCGATGCCCACTATATGGACGGGCATGACGCCGTGGTCAAAGTGATGTCGCAAGGCATGCTCGATCTGGGATTGCTGGACGCGAATAAAGTCGGCGGCTTGCAAGACGTGATAGAGAAAAAAGCCTACCGCAAATACTTCATGCACGGCACCGGCCACTGGCTCGGGCTGGATGTGCACGACGCCGGACATTACCGCCATCCGCATTTCCAATTTGACGGCCCGACCCGCCCCTGGCGCACGCTGCAGGCCGGCATGGTGATCACGATTGAACCGGGGATTTATGTGCGGCCGGAAGAAGGCGTGCCGGAAGCGTTCTGGAATATCGGCATCCGGATTGAAGATGATGTCTTGATCACCGCGCAAGGCCCGCACAATCTGAGCGCCGCCGCGCCCAAGCAGATTGATGAGATTGAAGCCGTGATGCGGGGGTGA
- a CDS encoding FAD-dependent monooxygenase has product MVECRTPLPLAICGAGPCGLALALLLRARGMAAQQICLFDAGSADKALSDPRTLALSWGSRQILQNIHAFPQQAAAIEEIHVSRRGYFGRTMITSGEYGLPALGYVLRYGDLMQSLLTRAAEAGLEIRRGWQLQDAQEQPSGCSLQFATPQGAQTFDCEILAQAEGGLFGQQAARAFVRDYAQTAIICEVRVSQAQAGRAYERFTDQGPLALLPIPPGAQGMQYALVWCVQAEQAAHLQSLEAPAFLQELQTAFGARMGQFLDCSTRHAFKLGVNAGAPQGQRMIAIGNAAQTLHPVAGQGLNLGLRDATVLARLLARENAPQQLAQFARERANDRRLIVRLTDSLARIFTSQGGLPQGALALSLGALDLFAPARATLASWMMYGMRR; this is encoded by the coding sequence ATGGTGGAGTGCCGCACCCCTTTGCCGCTGGCGATTTGCGGCGCCGGCCCCTGCGGGCTGGCGCTGGCCCTGCTATTGCGCGCGCGCGGCATGGCGGCGCAACAGATCTGCCTGTTTGACGCCGGCAGCGCGGATAAAGCCCTGAGCGATCCGCGCACCCTGGCCTTATCCTGGGGCAGCCGGCAAATCTTGCAAAACATTCACGCCTTTCCGCAACAGGCGGCGGCGATTGAAGAAATCCATGTCTCGCGGCGCGGCTATTTTGGCCGCACCATGATCACCAGCGGCGAGTACGGCTTACCGGCCTTGGGCTATGTGCTGCGTTACGGCGATTTGATGCAAAGCCTGCTGACGCGCGCCGCAGAGGCCGGCCTGGAAATCCGCCGGGGCTGGCAATTGCAGGATGCGCAAGAGCAGCCATCCGGCTGCAGCCTGCAATTTGCCACGCCGCAGGGCGCACAAACTTTCGATTGTGAAATTCTGGCGCAAGCCGAAGGCGGCCTGTTCGGCCAGCAAGCCGCGCGCGCCTTTGTGCGCGACTATGCGCAAACCGCCATCATCTGCGAAGTGCGGGTGAGTCAGGCGCAGGCCGGGCGCGCCTATGAGCGCTTCACCGATCAAGGCCCGCTGGCGCTGTTGCCGATTCCGCCCGGCGCACAAGGCATGCAATATGCACTGGTTTGGTGCGTGCAAGCGGAACAGGCCGCGCACTTGCAAAGCTTGGAAGCGCCAGCCTTTTTGCAAGAACTGCAAACCGCATTTGGCGCGCGCATGGGGCAATTCCTGGATTGCAGCACGCGTCACGCTTTCAAGCTGGGCGTGAATGCCGGCGCCCCCCAGGGGCAGCGCATGATCGCCATCGGCAATGCTGCGCAAACCCTGCACCCGGTGGCGGGCCAGGGTTTAAATCTGGGTCTGCGCGACGCCACCGTACTGGCGCGCTTGCTGGCGCGCGAAAACGCGCCGCAGCAATTGGCGCAATTCGCGCGTGAGCGGGCAAACGACCGCCGCCTGATCGTGCGTCTAACTGACAGTCTGGCGCGCATCTTCACCAGCCAGGGAGGCTTACCGCAAGGTGCGCTGGCGCTCTCGCTGGGCGCGCTGGACTTGTTTGCGCCTGCGCGCGCCACCCTGGCCAGCTGGATGATGTACGGCATGCGCCGGTAA
- a CDS encoding CHASE domain-containing protein, translating to MSGRASVLMLRLFSRRNLPAWLIFALALLVTQGIAWSVAQEAEQNAARQFELHAQEVISKLSARMHQHEQILTGGAALFEADKENLERHEWHDYIARLELGQHLPGILGVGFARYVPGSGIAAFQAKVQAEGFPDFQVRPPGVRAAYAPIEFLEPMSGRNLAAFGYDLYSEPVRRRALELATDSGETTITGKVRLVQENQGKVQAGFLMCIPVYKKKPAPHNPEQRRAALTGFVYSPYRMEDMMAGTFNQELNLLDLRIYDGAQDAPEALMFDSAHFHAPEQHLSAPHALKRTMRHFGHAWTLHLQSRPAFAQSTHSQMPSFIRITGVSIGMLTFMLISSLVFQQQRAQELAQQMTADIRASEALLRASEERFELAVKGSSDGIWDWSIASNTLYYSPRLHAMLGSSPQDLEQGYAFFASRVHPEDLPKVEAAINAHLEENTPYNLEFRMRAAPNGEYQWFNARGIAARDAQGKAVRMAGSLTDISERLRVEKMKSEFISTINHELRTPLTAINGVLGLMAGNAVAPLPDKLRSMVEVAQRNCQRLSSLVNDLLDLEKLMAGKFSFDLQCQELAPLIQQALESTDSYGAQYQVRFTFTTTAHAAYAEVDAQRLHQVLLNLLSNAAKFSPPGSTVEVRLQPGAPAHWRIEVCDQGSGIAPEFQQRIFEKFSQADASATRQRGGTGLGLAITRELVQGMRGHIGFHSSPNQGSVFYFELPASQPAGAAQMESGKSQEMDA from the coding sequence ATGTCTGGTCGCGCCAGCGTCTTGATGCTACGCCTGTTCAGCCGCCGCAATCTGCCGGCCTGGCTGATTTTTGCCCTGGCTCTGCTGGTGACGCAGGGCATCGCCTGGAGCGTAGCGCAGGAAGCGGAACAAAACGCCGCCCGCCAATTTGAGCTGCACGCCCAGGAAGTCATCTCCAAACTCAGTGCGCGCATGCATCAGCATGAACAGATCCTGACCGGCGGCGCGGCGCTGTTTGAAGCGGATAAAGAAAATCTGGAGCGGCACGAATGGCATGACTATATCGCGCGGCTGGAGTTGGGCCAGCACCTGCCCGGTATTTTAGGGGTCGGTTTCGCCCGGTATGTTCCCGGGTCCGGGATTGCCGCATTTCAGGCCAAGGTGCAGGCGGAAGGATTTCCTGATTTCCAGGTGCGCCCGCCCGGGGTGCGCGCGGCATACGCGCCGATCGAATTTTTAGAGCCGATGAGCGGGCGCAATCTGGCCGCATTCGGCTACGATCTGTATTCGGAGCCGGTGCGCCGGCGCGCGCTGGAGCTGGCCACCGACAGCGGAGAAACCACCATCACCGGCAAAGTCCGCCTGGTGCAGGAAAATCAAGGCAAGGTGCAAGCCGGCTTTTTGATGTGCATCCCGGTGTATAAAAAGAAACCCGCGCCGCATAATCCGGAGCAACGCAGAGCCGCCCTGACCGGCTTTGTGTACAGCCCTTACCGGATGGAAGACATGATGGCCGGCACCTTCAATCAAGAGCTGAATCTACTCGATTTGCGGATCTATGATGGAGCGCAGGATGCGCCGGAAGCATTGATGTTTGATTCCGCGCATTTTCATGCGCCGGAACAACATCTGAGCGCGCCGCACGCCCTCAAACGCACCATGCGCCATTTTGGCCACGCCTGGACGCTGCATTTGCAAAGCCGGCCCGCCTTCGCGCAAAGCACGCATTCGCAAATGCCATCTTTCATCCGCATCACCGGCGTGAGCATCGGCATGCTGACCTTTATGCTGATTTCCAGCCTGGTGTTTCAACAGCAGCGCGCGCAGGAATTGGCGCAACAGATGACTGCAGATATCCGCGCCAGCGAAGCCTTGCTGCGCGCCAGCGAAGAACGTTTTGAGCTGGCGGTGAAAGGCTCAAGCGATGGCATTTGGGACTGGTCAATCGCCAGCAACACCCTGTATTACTCACCGCGTCTGCACGCCATGCTGGGCAGCTCGCCGCAAGATCTGGAACAGGGATACGCCTTTTTCGCCAGCCGCGTGCACCCCGAGGACTTGCCCAAAGTGGAAGCGGCGATCAACGCGCATCTGGAAGAAAATACGCCATACAATCTTGAATTCCGCATGCGCGCCGCGCCGAATGGCGAATATCAATGGTTCAACGCACGCGGCATCGCAGCGCGCGATGCGCAAGGCAAAGCGGTGCGCATGGCCGGCTCCCTGACGGATATCAGCGAACGGCTGCGGGTGGAAAAAATGAAATCCGAATTCATTTCCACCATCAACCACGAATTGCGCACGCCGCTGACCGCGATCAATGGCGTGCTGGGTTTGATGGCCGGCAATGCGGTGGCGCCTCTGCCCGACAAACTCAGATCCATGGTGGAAGTGGCGCAAAGAAATTGCCAGCGTTTAAGCAGCCTGGTGAATGATTTGCTGGATCTGGAAAAATTAATGGCCGGCAAATTCAGTTTTGATTTGCAATGCCAGGAATTGGCCCCGCTGATCCAACAGGCGCTGGAGAGCACAGACAGCTATGGCGCGCAATATCAGGTGCGATTCACCTTCACCACAACGGCGCATGCCGCGTATGCGGAAGTGGACGCCCAGCGCCTGCACCAGGTGCTGCTCAATCTCTTATCGAATGCGGCCAAATTTTCACCGCCGGGCAGCACGGTCGAAGTGCGCCTGCAGCCTGGCGCGCCGGCTCATTGGCGCATCGAAGTGTGCGACCAAGGCAGCGGCATTGCGCCGGAATTTCAGCAAAGAATTTTTGAAAAATTCTCACAAGCAGACGCCTCCGCCACGCGCCAGCGCGGCGGCACCGGGCTGGGTTTGGCGATTACGCGCGAACTGGTGCAAGGCATGCGCGGTCATATCGGTTTTCATTCCAGCCCGAATCAAGGCAGCGTATTTTATTTTGAATTGCCCGCCAGCCAGCCGGCAGGCGCAGCGCAAATGGAAAGCGGCAAATCACAGGAGATGGACGCATGA
- a CDS encoding PAS domain-containing protein: protein MNTEVELAQEDDDDEDWLIYDDLNGEGDGKGGEDSRAWQILIVDDDLDVHAVTRLALHKVRYKNRGLRFLSAYSRQEAYAMLRDTPEIALVLLDVVMETDDAGLSLARQIRNELNNQLVRVVLRTGQPGQAPEQSVVMEYDINDYKSKTELTAQKLFTSVISSLRAYESLLLAEKSRAELLASMAKTKILKQALDQHSLVAITDQYGKITYANDKFCHVTQYTQQELLGQDYRIFNSAYHSKQFFADLWRSIGMGQTWQGELRNRARDGSYFWVETTIVPFPGPDGQGAQYVAIHTDVTERRRAQENWQSANAGLLHVLNASPLALSIDNLESRQRVFANQNFVELFQTTQTLAHGADALQFFSNPQDYEDILQRLRQGETIQLHSLTMQTRHRDSLKLQASFSLMEFQGATAVLGWYQRQE, encoded by the coding sequence ATGAACACTGAAGTGGAATTGGCGCAAGAAGATGATGATGATGAAGATTGGCTGATCTATGACGATCTGAATGGCGAAGGCGATGGCAAAGGCGGCGAAGACAGCCGCGCCTGGCAAATCCTGATTGTGGATGACGATCTGGATGTGCACGCCGTGACGCGCTTAGCCTTGCACAAAGTGCGCTATAAAAATCGCGGCCTGCGCTTTCTGTCCGCCTACAGCCGGCAGGAAGCATACGCCATGCTGCGCGACACGCCTGAAATCGCGCTGGTGCTGCTGGATGTGGTGATGGAGACCGATGACGCCGGCCTGTCCCTGGCGCGGCAGATCCGCAATGAGCTGAATAATCAGCTGGTGCGGGTGGTGCTGCGCACCGGCCAGCCGGGCCAGGCCCCGGAACAGTCGGTGGTGATGGAATACGACATCAACGACTATAAATCCAAGACCGAGCTGACCGCGCAAAAGCTGTTCACTTCCGTGATTTCCTCCTTGCGCGCATATGAAAGTCTGCTGCTGGCGGAAAAAAGCCGCGCCGAATTGCTGGCCAGCATGGCCAAGACCAAGATTTTGAAACAGGCGCTGGATCAGCATTCGCTGGTGGCGATCACCGACCAGTATGGCAAGATCACTTACGCCAACGATAAATTCTGTCATGTCACCCAATATACGCAGCAGGAATTATTGGGACAGGATTACCGCATTTTCAATTCGGCCTACCACAGCAAGCAATTTTTCGCCGACCTGTGGCGCAGCATCGGCATGGGCCAGACCTGGCAGGGCGAATTGCGCAACCGGGCGCGCGACGGCAGCTATTTCTGGGTCGAAACCACGATTGTGCCCTTCCCCGGGCCTGATGGCCAAGGGGCGCAGTATGTGGCGATTCATACCGATGTGACAGAACGCCGGCGCGCCCAGGAAAACTGGCAAAGCGCGAATGCCGGCCTGCTGCATGTGCTCAACGCCAGCCCGCTGGCGCTGTCGATTGACAATCTGGAGAGCCGTCAGCGCGTATTCGCCAATCAAAATTTTGTTGAATTGTTCCAGACCACGCAAACCCTGGCGCATGGCGCGGATGCGCTGCAATTTTTCAGCAATCCGCAAGACTATGAAGATATTTTGCAGCGCCTGCGCCAAGGCGAAACGATTCAGCTGCACAGTCTGACGATGCAAACCCGGCATCGCGACAGCCTCAAGCTGCAGGCGTCATTCTCTTTGATGGAATTCCAGGGCGCAACGGCGGTGCTGGGCTGGTATCAGCGCCAGGAATAA
- a CDS encoding choice-of-anchor K domain-containing protein, which yields MKKIALAIAACALLCNAAQAADNLQGSTSAIFTNPSAGEHDGVGSRTFTWGNPAQADDSANRLSFRGNAFSTLLDTPFKLGTLSYFNGSTTRGSNPDAVDLRATLQFSDPAMPLLTAAFKLGLNNTNNTRDAQASADYLSLGSLDSDQTFSLNGVSYRLHIEGFRNVSGGGYLSASGREFHVMEDRRARADLYASVSAVVPEAQTWGMLLAGLGGLGLLARRRQPQ from the coding sequence ATGAAAAAAATCGCACTGGCCATTGCCGCATGCGCACTGCTCTGCAACGCCGCCCAGGCGGCAGACAATCTGCAAGGCTCGACCTCGGCAATCTTCACCAATCCCAGCGCTGGCGAGCACGATGGCGTTGGCTCCCGCACCTTCACCTGGGGCAATCCGGCGCAAGCCGATGACAGCGCCAACCGCCTGAGCTTTCGCGGCAACGCTTTCAGCACCCTGCTCGACACGCCTTTCAAATTGGGCACACTGAGCTATTTCAATGGTTCCACCACACGCGGCAGCAATCCGGACGCAGTCGATCTGCGCGCCACCTTGCAATTCTCCGACCCGGCCATGCCGCTGCTGACGGCGGCCTTCAAGCTGGGTTTGAACAACACCAATAACACGCGCGATGCGCAAGCCAGCGCTGACTATCTGAGCCTGGGCAGCCTGGATTCAGACCAGACGTTCAGCCTGAATGGCGTGAGCTACCGCTTGCATATTGAGGGCTTCCGCAATGTCAGCGGCGGCGGTTATCTGAGCGCCTCGGGACGTGAGTTTCATGTGATGGAAGACCGCCGCGCGCGCGCCGATCTGTACGCCAGCGTGAGCGCGGTGGTGCCGGAAGCGCAAACCTGGGGCATGCTGCTGGCCGGTTTGGGCGGCCTGGGCTTGCTGGCGCGCCGCCGTCAGCCGCAATAA
- a CDS encoding TolC family protein translates to MPSAAHTLFWLSLLGGALSAQAGTDLKLTRSISAPAPAAAPDESNTRQHMQSGAALRAPAWTALAARALPQDPQVRSAQAMLEAVQARYRQSRSRMWPSFGLQSVHGDSSDRDGRLSVERKTRQSEANLRWNLYQGGADYAEMQAADAEIIAAQAELLRAQEEAAERLAEAYFDVLRLQQLRRCAAQRLQSVTELAAQAGQQREAGKLAELDWGQVQNAKLEAELTLDSLDADYHSALIKLRLLAGGELREEVAAFSLAPVTLSGIASNASVQAAQARASAASLRQRNLAATLAPKVDLQLRRQLHNQTSPPPSTEQQHGWSVSLSWEWPLGGEVLARRDETAARARQAQAEVSRAELSALAEFEALRPRLANLQRVLRNLREQEDKMTQIVRASAVQFEAGRRNLQQIIQTHEAYYSLQQRRIEHEHKFTLAHMRQLALGGQLLDSLGLRPDAP, encoded by the coding sequence ATGCCAAGCGCAGCGCATACTTTGTTCTGGCTCAGTCTGCTCGGCGGCGCACTGTCTGCGCAGGCCGGGACGGACTTGAAATTGACGCGCAGCATCAGCGCGCCGGCGCCTGCCGCCGCTCCGGATGAATCGAATACCCGGCAGCATATGCAATCCGGCGCCGCCCTGCGCGCGCCGGCCTGGACTGCGCTGGCGGCGCGCGCGCTGCCGCAGGACCCGCAAGTGCGCAGCGCGCAAGCCATGCTCGAAGCAGTGCAGGCGCGCTATCGCCAAAGCCGTTCGCGCATGTGGCCCAGCTTCGGTTTGCAGAGCGTGCATGGCGACAGCAGCGACCGCGATGGGCGCTTGAGCGTGGAGCGCAAAACCCGCCAGAGCGAAGCGAATTTGCGCTGGAATTTGTACCAGGGCGGGGCCGATTATGCGGAAATGCAGGCGGCGGATGCGGAAATCATCGCCGCCCAAGCCGAGCTGCTGCGCGCGCAGGAAGAAGCCGCCGAGCGCCTGGCCGAAGCCTATTTCGATGTCTTGCGCTTGCAGCAGCTGCGCCGCTGCGCCGCACAGCGTTTGCAATCCGTGACAGAACTGGCGGCGCAAGCCGGGCAGCAGCGCGAAGCCGGCAAACTGGCTGAACTCGATTGGGGACAAGTGCAAAACGCCAAACTGGAAGCGGAATTGACGCTGGATTCGCTGGATGCGGACTACCACAGCGCGCTGATCAAACTGCGCCTCCTGGCCGGCGGCGAGTTGCGCGAAGAGGTGGCCGCCTTCAGCCTGGCGCCCGTCACGCTGAGCGGCATCGCCAGCAACGCCAGCGTGCAGGCGGCGCAAGCGCGCGCCAGCGCCGCCAGCTTGCGCCAGCGCAATCTGGCCGCCACGCTGGCGCCGAAGGTGGATTTGCAATTGCGCCGTCAATTGCACAACCAGACTTCGCCGCCACCCTCCACTGAGCAGCAGCATGGCTGGTCAGTCAGTCTGAGTTGGGAGTGGCCGCTGGGCGGCGAAGTGCTGGCGCGGCGCGATGAAACGGCGGCGCGCGCCCGTCAGGCGCAAGCTGAAGTCAGCCGCGCCGAATTGAGCGCGCTGGCGGAATTTGAAGCGCTGCGCCCGCGTCTGGCGAATCTGCAGCGCGTGCTGCGCAATTTGCGCGAGCAGGAAGACAAAATGACCCAGATCGTGCGCGCCAGTGCGGTGCAATTTGAGGCCGGGCGGCGCAATCTGCAGCAAATCATCCAAACGCATGAGGCTTATTACAGTTTGCAGCAGCGCCGCATTGAGCATGAACATAAATTCACACTGGCGCATATGCGCCAACTGGCCTTGGGCGGGCAATTGCTGGACAGCCTGGGACTGAGGCCAGACGCGCCATAG
- a CDS encoding HlyD family type I secretion periplasmic adaptor subunit yields MSRAKLAMPDYDPDPEREPRRLIRWMIASMTLMLSALLLWAMLAELDVSVNGRGSVTPPSRLQEVQSLEGGIVRELRVAAGQFVRRGELLLRLDTAQYDANLGASQHNRYAALAGRARLDALLNESQPRFDPAWRTAAPDLIAKEQQLWQDAKREYEAAMQAGREGVERRRGELEEARKRIAQLEHSVKLGSESLAIEERLYKQGAGARMDYLNAQQRLLQQQSELDGLKNSLPRLSAGLAEAQAAAAEARARMRAQWGAQRSEYETKVNALASTIKGQQDIVTRRDISAPLDGVINRILTPTIGGVAAPGKTILEIVPAESALLITVRVKPADIGFIRVGQSASANVLAYDAATYGRLAAQVLRVGADALADERGEAYFEVQLSCDARQLQSKGQTLPITPGMPVEVAILTGKRTVMQYLIKPILRGLQSSLQER; encoded by the coding sequence ATGAGCCGCGCCAAGCTTGCTATGCCGGATTACGACCCGGACCCGGAGCGTGAACCGCGCCGCCTGATCCGCTGGATGATCGCCAGCATGACACTCATGTTATCCGCGCTGTTGCTGTGGGCCATGCTGGCCGAGCTGGATGTTTCGGTGAATGGGCGCGGCAGCGTCACCCCGCCTTCGCGCCTGCAGGAAGTGCAAAGTCTGGAGGGCGGTATTGTGCGCGAATTGCGCGTCGCGGCGGGACAGTTTGTGCGTCGTGGCGAATTGCTGTTGCGGCTCGATACGGCGCAATATGACGCCAATCTCGGGGCCAGTCAGCATAACCGTTACGCCGCCCTGGCCGGGCGTGCGCGGCTGGATGCCTTGCTGAATGAAAGCCAGCCGCGATTTGACCCCGCGTGGCGCACCGCCGCGCCGGACTTGATCGCCAAAGAGCAACAATTATGGCAAGACGCCAAGCGCGAATACGAGGCCGCCATGCAGGCCGGGCGCGAAGGCGTGGAACGGCGCCGGGGCGAGTTGGAGGAAGCCAGAAAGCGCATCGCCCAGCTGGAACACAGCGTCAAACTCGGCAGCGAAAGCCTGGCGATTGAAGAGCGCTTGTACAAGCAGGGGGCCGGCGCGCGCATGGATTATCTGAATGCGCAACAACGTCTTTTGCAACAGCAAAGCGAGCTGGACGGCTTGAAAAATTCGCTGCCGCGCCTGTCCGCCGGACTGGCCGAAGCGCAAGCCGCAGCCGCCGAAGCGCGCGCCCGGATGCGCGCGCAATGGGGCGCGCAACGCAGCGAATATGAAACCAAGGTCAACGCTCTGGCCAGCACCATCAAAGGGCAGCAGGATATTGTGACGCGGCGCGATATCAGCGCACCGCTGGATGGCGTGATCAACCGCATACTGACCCCCACCATCGGCGGCGTGGCGGCGCCCGGCAAAACCATATTGGAAATCGTGCCGGCCGAAAGCGCGCTCCTGATCACGGTGCGCGTCAAGCCTGCGGATATCGGTTTTATCCGGGTTGGCCAAAGCGCCTCGGCGAATGTGCTGGCGTATGACGCCGCCACCTATGGCCGGCTGGCGGCGCAAGTGCTGCGCGTCGGCGCCGATGCGCTTGCTGATGAGCGCGGCGAAGCTTATTTTGAAGTTCAGCTGAGTTGTGACGCCAGGCAGCTCCAGAGCAAGGGGCAGACTTTGCCGATCACACCGGGTATGCCGGTGGAGGTCGCGATTTTGACGGGTAAAAGGACGGTCATGCAATACCTGATCAAACCGATTTTGCGCGGTTTGCAATCTTCACTGCAGGAGCGTTGA